The genome window ATTGTAGTACCTAAAAAAGATGTGGTACATCCTGATATTTCAGTTGAAAATGGACTGAAAGCTATTATTTCCGGCGGCATCCTCGATCCTGGAAAATCCCTAAGCGACCGATTACCAAATAGGCCATGAGTGAATTCACCTACTTAGTCCTGCTCCTTTTTACGAGTTTCCTAGCAGGCTCTACCCCAACAAGCATAATAATGGGGCAACTCATAAAAGGTATTGACCTTCGAGAACATGGTAGTGGTAATGCTGGTGCCACAAATGCCTTTCGGGTCCTAGGGTGGAAACCGGCATTGGTGGTGATTAGTATTGATATATTTAAAGGATGGTTTCCCGCTGCTGTTTTAGCGCCAGTATTTTTTAGCGCTCAAGTAATTCCTGACCTTGGGGTAGTTCAAATTCTCTGCGGATTCTCTGCCGTATTAGGTCATACCTATACCATTTTTGCCGGATTCAAAGGAGGCAAAGGCGTGGGTACTTTAGGCGGAATGCTTTTGGCCTTATTCCCTACTGCTTTTCCTTTTTGCCTGACTATTGCAGTCTTAACGATCATCTTCACAGGATATGTATCTCTGGCATCTATATTGGCAGCGTCATCATTACCAATATTTTTATTGATATTACCACCATTCTTCGGTGCAGAACCGGCGCCCTTATCCCTGATAGTATTCAGCCTCTTGATTCCCTTTTTTATTATTTATACACACCGTAGCAATATTCAACGGTTGCGCAGTGGTGAAGAGAATCAATTTGTTAAAGCGATGATCTTCAGAAAAAAATAATTATTATAGATTAAATCTGATGCTGAGTGGCAATATGAAGTCCTCGATCTACCTGTTTACCGTTATAAAAACCCCACCCATAATCTATCCGTAATATTTCAACAAATGGTGCTTGAAACTGGAAAGTAATACCAGAGCCTGAAATGGGTTTAAGGTTCAATAAATTCTTAAAATCATTTTTTGTTGTTACCCCCAAATCAATAAATGCGCCTACTGTCAAACCAAATTCATATAAATTTGCCAGAGGTAAACGAGGTATAATCACTTTTCTCAATTCGATTGCCGTTTTCAAATTGTGAAATCCAAATCGGTATTCTTGTTCGGAATCATTGTAGTTGGTATAGTTTGGATACTGCCATCCACGAACAGAACCAGAATTACCCATAGATGTTAAAAAGTTCTGATCCTTAGTTCCATAATTTATTTGGGCTTTAATGCCCCAAGCAAGGATCCATGGTTTAGCATCTTCAATATGACTTAAGCGTTTATAAAAACTATAGGACTGGAACCAAATAAAATTATTTTCAATTTCCCCATTCAGATCAAAACGGCTTACAAATGCCTGCTTAAATAAAACACCTTTGGTTGGATTGGCATAAAGGTCCCTGGTATCATAATGGAAAGACCCCATAGGGGCAAAATATTGATAACTGAATTTTATTGAATCATTCTTAAAATCCATTGCTTCAATTTCAAAACCAAGAGATGCTTTTTTTTCATAACCAAAAAATCGCCCCATATTGAATTCAATTGTTTTGAGATCGACATCATATGGGAGAAAAGGGTGCCTAAACATTACCTTTGCAATATCGGCTTTTAGGGAGACGTGATCCCCCGTAATCCATGGGTTTAAATAGGAAACGCCAAATGTGGTTCTTCCGCCAAGCATGAGTCCCATTCCCAGCATTTCATTTCGGCCACGAAAATTTTTAAACATTCCGCCGCCGCCATAGGACCATCCCGTTTTTTCTTCATAACTAGGAACAGGTCCTCCAATAAACCTACCTCCATAGAATTTATTATTCTCGAGAATCTCATATTCCAAGCGAACATTTTTATTATCTAAAGGAATGGCGCGCCAATTTACGTCGGCAAAAATCCCCAAATTTAGCAGTCTATTTCTGTCCGCAATTGCAACAGTACTATCCAACGGAACATCCAGAGGATGTTGAATCTCTCGAGAAATGATATAATCCTTGGTGAACGAATTACCTCTATAGATTATCTCGGAGACAATCAGTTCCTGGCAAAAACCAAGGATGGGTAAAAGAAAAAGAAATCCCCGCAATTTCATAAAAAGTTTTATTTAAATATCGATGCTACGCAAAAGAAGTTTCTTTTGATATTCGATTCCTTCTTCTGAATACATATCATCAATGGCTGTTCTCAGTTTTTGATCAACAACTGTGCTATTCATTTGAATTTGAACGTGACTTTTATCCAACTCACGCACCTTTAAAACTGTTTGGTTATTTTCATATTTATGAAAACCATCAGCAAATTCCCGAGGTGTACCATATTCCATAAGAAATTTATATTTGATCACATCGTCAGCAATAAGTTGCGGGAACCCGGTGGGCTTCAACTCAATAGTTCGTAATACCCCATTCAATATAAAATGAGATGGTT of Candidatus Neomarinimicrobiota bacterium contains these proteins:
- a CDS encoding BamA/TamA family outer membrane protein, whose amino-acid sequence is MKLRGFLFLLPILGFCQELIVSEIIYRGNSFTKDYIISREIQHPLDVPLDSTVAIADRNRLLNLGIFADVNWRAIPLDNKNVRLEYEILENNKFYGGRFIGGPVPSYEEKTGWSYGGGGMFKNFRGRNEMLGMGLMLGGRTTFGVSYLNPWITGDHVSLKADIAKVMFRHPFLPYDVDLKTIEFNMGRFFGYEKKASLGFEIEAMDFKNDSIKFSYQYFAPMGSFHYDTRDLYANPTKGVLFKQAFVSRFDLNGEIENNFIWFQSYSFYKRLSHIEDAKPWILAWGIKAQINYGTKDQNFLTSMGNSGSVRGWQYPNYTNYNDSEQEYRFGFHNLKTAIELRKVIIPRLPLANLYEFGLTVGAFIDLGVTTKNDFKNLLNLKPISGSGITFQFQAPFVEILRIDYGWGFYNGKQVDRGLHIATQHQI
- the plsY gene encoding glycerol-3-phosphate 1-O-acyltransferase PlsY — protein: MSEFTYLVLLLFTSFLAGSTPTSIIMGQLIKGIDLREHGSGNAGATNAFRVLGWKPALVVISIDIFKGWFPAAVLAPVFFSAQVIPDLGVVQILCGFSAVLGHTYTIFAGFKGGKGVGTLGGMLLALFPTAFPFCLTIAVLTIIFTGYVSLASILAASSLPIFLLILPPFFGAEPAPLSLIVFSLLIPFFIIYTHRSNIQRLRSGEENQFVKAMIFRKK